In Candidatus Hydrogenedentota bacterium, the DNA window AGTCCCAAAGACGGTACGTTTACCACGAAGCGCGGACCGATCTTCGGCAACATTATCCTTGCGGACGAAATCAACCGTGCCCCCGCCAAGGTACAGAGCGCGCTCCTTGAATCCATGCAAGAACGTCAAGTGACCATCGGCGATCAGACCTATCGCCTGGAAGAGCCGTTCATGGTCCTTGCGACGCAGAACCCTATCGAGCAAGAGGGTACGTATCCTCTCCCCGAAGCGCAGGTCGACCGATTCATGCTCAAGCTTCGTGTAAACTATCCGAGCAAGATTGAAGAACGCGAGATTATGGATCGCGTGGACATGCTCCACGAACCCGTAATCGACACGGTCATTACGCGTCACGAAATTCTCCATGCCCGCGAGGTCGTCAATCAGATTTACGTGGACGACAAGGCCAAGAACTACATCGTAGATATTGTGCAGGCGACTCGCTTCCCGGAAGCCTACGGCCTGTCTGTCAAGCACCTCATTGAATACGGCGCGTCGCCGCGCGCAACCATCTACTTGCAGCAGGCCGCGCGCGCGCTGGCGTTTCTGCAGGGCGAGGGCAACGTCTTTCCCAACGACGTCAAGCAGGTCGCCATGGACGTTCTGCGCCATCGCGTGATTGTTACCTACGAAGCGGAAGCCGAGAACAAGACCAGCGAGGACATCATCCGTATGATTCTCGACACGGTCCCCGTGCCGTAATCTGACGTTCAAGAACGGTAGAGGGTATCTCGAAGAATGATTCCGCAAGAGGTGATGCAGGAGATTCGGCGGATACAGATCCGCACGAATCACATGGTCAACGATATCTTGACCGGCCAGTATCAGAGTGTATTCAAGGGCCAGGGCATGGAATTCAAGGAGGTCCGCGAATACGTGGCCGGCGACGAGATTCGCATGATCGACTGGAACGTTACCGCGCGCACAGGCGTGCCACACGTCAAGCTGCTGGCGGAAGAACGCGAACTGACCGTGATGCTGCTGGTCGACGCCAGCGGGTCCGGGCGATTTGGAAGCGTGGGGCGATTCAAGAACGAACTTGCCGCGGAACTGTGCGCCGTACTGGCTATCAGCGCAATCAAGAACAACGACAAAGTCGGGCTCATCATCTTCACCGACGACATCGAGTTGTATGTGCCGCCGAGCAAGGGCCGCAAGCACGTGTTGCGTGTTATCCGCGAGGTGTTGTACTTCGAGCCCAAAGGACGCAAGACGAATATCCCTGGCGCACTGCATTTTCTGAATGGCGTTACGCGACGGCGCGCTGTTACCTTCCTTGTGTCCGACTTCATGGCATCGGGATACGAAATCCCGTTGCGCGTTGCCAGCAAACGC includes these proteins:
- a CDS encoding MoxR family ATPase, with the protein product SPKDGTFTTKRGPIFGNIILADEINRAPAKVQSALLESMQERQVTIGDQTYRLEEPFMVLATQNPIEQEGTYPLPEAQVDRFMLKLRVNYPSKIEEREIMDRVDMLHEPVIDTVITRHEILHAREVVNQIYVDDKAKNYIVDIVQATRFPEAYGLSVKHLIEYGASPRATIYLQQAARALAFLQGEGNVFPNDVKQVAMDVLRHRVIVTYEAEAENKTSEDIIRMILDTVPVP
- a CDS encoding DUF58 domain-containing protein codes for the protein MIPQEVMQEIRRIQIRTNHMVNDILTGQYQSVFKGQGMEFKEVREYVAGDEIRMIDWNVTARTGVPHVKLLAEERELTVMLLVDASGSGRFGSVGRFKNELAAELCAVLAISAIKNNDKVGLIIFTDDIELYVPPSKGRKHVLRVIREVLYFEPKGRKTNIPGALHFLNGVTRRRAVTFLVSDFMASGYEIPLRVASKRHDLIAVVVSDPREEALPDVGLACVRDPETDTEVLIDTSNPRVREDYARAAVERAKARETIFQRNRVDAIHIRTDQPYVQEIYRFFRMRERRYA